The Archangium primigenium genomic interval GTCGGGCGTGCGGTAGTAGCCGGTGGCGGACAGGGACAGCTGCGCGAGGTAGGCGGCGTGCACCACCTCGGCGAAGCGCAGCGTGCGCTCGGGCCGCGCGGGGTGGGAGATCTCCCCCGCGGCGAAGACGACGCCCCGGGCCAGCGCCTCGTCGCGGCCATTGAGCTCCAACAGGCCCAGGGCCACGGGCGCCAGGCGCTCGCGCAGCACCTCACACGCCTGCTTCACCGCCTGGCCGTTGAGGTCCGAGCCGCTGGAGGCCGCCGTCGCCGAGGTGTTGGGCACCTTGTCCGTGGCGGTGTGCATGACGCGCACGCGCTCGACGGGCACGCCCAGCTCGTGCGCGCACACGGCCCGCATCTTCGTGTGCAGGCCCTGGCCCATCTCCGTGCCACCGTGGTTGAGCTGCACGCTGCCGTCCGTGTACAGCATCACCAGCGCGCCGGCCTGGTTGAGGAAGCTCGTGGTGAAGGAGATGCCGAACTTCACTGGCTGCAGGCCGATGCCGCGCTTGGTCCACCGGGACGCGGCGTTGAAGGCCTCGATCTCCGCGCGGCGGCGCACGTAGTCGCTGGAGGCCAGGAGCTCCGCGTGGATGCGCGGCAGGCGGTTGCCCACCACGGGCTGGCCATAGGGCGTCGTGTGGCGCGGCGCCTCGCCGTAGTAGTTGCGCTCGCGCAGCACGGCCGGATCCAACCCGAGCCGCTCGGCCGCGTGGTTGAGCATCTCCTCCATCACGAACATGCCCTGCGGGCCACCGAAGCCCCGGAAGGCCGTGTTGGAGGGCAGGTTCGTGCGCGCCACCCGGCCGGTGAAGTGCAGGGCCGGGATGAAGTACGCGTTGTCCAGGTGGAAGAGCGCCCGGTCGAGAATCGCGCGGGACAGGTCCGTGCTCCAGCCGCCGTCGGACACCAGCTCCACCTTGAGCGCGAGCAGCCGTCCCTCGGCGTCCAGGCCCGCGTCGTAGCGGCCCCAGAAGGGGTGGCGCTTGCCGGTGCTCGCCATGTCCTGATCGCGGTTGAGCCACACCTTCACGGGCCGCCCGGTGGCGCGCGCGCCCAGGGCCGCGAGGCACGCGAAGGGCGCGGCCTGCGTCTCCTTGCCGCCGAAGCCACCGCCCATGCGCGGCACCTCCACCACCACGCCGTTGCGCCCGAGGCCCAGCACCTCGGCCACCAGCGTCTGCACCTCGGTGGGGTGCTGGGTGGAGCACCACACGTGCACCGTGCCGTCCTCGCCCGGCGCCGCGAGCGACACCTGCGTCTCCAGGTAGAAGTGGTCCTGGGCGCCCGTCGCGCACTCGCCGGACACGCGCACCGGGGCCGCCGCGAGCGCCGCCTCCGCGTCCCCCTGACGGATGACGTGGGGATCGGACAGGAAGGCCCCGGCCGCCACCGCCGCCGGAATGGTCAGCAGCGCGGGCAGGGGCGTGTACTCCACGTCCACCAGGGCCGCGGCGCGGCGGGCCACGTCCGCGGACTCGGCGAGCACCAGCGCCACCGCCTGTCCGACGAAGTGCACCTCGCCCTCGGCCAGCAGGGGCTCGTCATGGATGACCGGGCCCACCTGGTTGTGGCCAGGGATGTCCTGGGCGCTCAACACCGCGAGCACGCCGGGCAGCGCACGGGCCCGCGTGACATCCACCCGCCCCAGGCGCGCATGGGCGTGCGGCGAGGTGACGATGTGGCCCGTCACCAGGTCGCGGGGCGCGGGCAGGTCGTCCACGTAGAGGGCCTCGCCACTGGTGTGCTTGAGGCCACTCTCGTGCGGCGACGAGACGTGCAGGGGCGAGCGGACGGGCACGGCGCCGGGCGCGGGCGGAGCCTCGGACAGCGAAGCGGAGGAAGGCAGCGGGCTCATGTCGATCACCTCACCTGCACCGAGCCCGTGTGACGCTCGGCCAGTCGCGGCCGGGGCGTCTCGAGCGTTTCATGGAAGAAGCCCCTCAGGAGGTTCTGGGCGAGCTGCGCCCGGAACCAGGCCGAGCCCCGGTGGTCCGACAGGGGCTGGAAGTCCTCCGCGAGCCGGGGCAGCGCGGCCTCCACGGTGGCCTCCGTCCACGGCTGGCCCACCAGCGCCGCCTCGGTTTTCAGGGCGCGCGCGGGCGTGGCCGCCATGCCGCCATACGCCAGCCGCGCCTCGCTCACCCGCCCCTGCCCGTCCACCACCACCCGGAAGCCGGCCGACACGCTGCTGATGTCCGCCTCGCGCCGCTTGGACACCTTGTAAGCCAGGGCGCGCGCCGCCTCCGGCTGCGCGGGGAGGTCCACGTACGCGAGCACCTCGTCCGCGGCCCGCGCCGTGCGCCGGTAGCCCACGAAGAAGTCCTCCAGGGGCAGCCGCCGCTCCCCGCCCCGCGAGCGCAGCACCACCGACGCCCCGAGCGCGAGCAGCACCGGTGCCAGGTCCCCAATGGGCGAGGCGGTGCACAGGTTGCCGCCCACCGTCGCGCGGTTCTTGATCTGCCGCGAGCCGAAGTAGCGCAGCATGCGCTCCAGGGGCGGACAGGCGCCCCGCGCGTAGTCCTCCACGTCCGTCAGCCGCGCCGTGGCGCCCAGGCGGTGGCCGCCCTCCCGGGGGGCCAGCACCCGCAGGTCGGCCACGGCCTCGAGCGACACCAGCAGCGGCGGCTCGGCGTAGCGCTTGGTCACCTCCAGCGACAGATCCGTGCCCCCCACCACGAAGCGGGCCGTGGGGTGCGCGTCCAGCACGTCCCAGAGCGCGTCCAGCGAGCCCGGCGTGAAGTAGCGCTGGGCCCCGGCCGTGTAGGCCAGGTCCATGGACTCCGGCCGCGTCTCCGCGAGCGCGCGGGCGAAGCGGTCCGGCGGACACAGCCCCGCCACCTCGCGCGCGGCCTCGCGGATGGGCCGGTAGCCCGTGCAGCGGCAGAGGTTGCCGCACATCTGGGCGTCCAGCTTCCAGGGCTCGTCCAGGTCCCGGCGGTGACAGGCCTCCAGCATCGACATGGCCACACCCGGAGTGCAGTAGCCGCACTGCGAGCCCAGCCCGCGCGCCAGCGACTCCTGGACGACATGCCAGCGGCCGTTCTCCTTCAGGGCCTCCACCGTGTAGACCCGCTTGCCCTGCACCATGGGCAACAGCAGCAGGCAGGCATTCACCGAGCGCAGCGAGGCGGCCCCCTGGGCGTCCTGCTCCAACACGGCGACCGAGCAGGCGCCGCAGTCGCCCTCGGCGCAGCCCTCCTTGGTCCCGGTCAGGTGGGCGCGGTCGCGCAGGTAGCGCAAGAGCGTGGTGGTGGGCGCGAGCCCCGTCTCCTCGACGGGCCGGTCGTTCAAGAAGAAGCGCAGGCGTTCCATGGGCCTCCTCCGGCCGGGCTCCGAAGGGAGCCGCCGGGGGCGCGAGCCTACTACGGCCCCCGCCCGGCGGTGCGTCCGAGCACCCCCGCCCCATCAATGCCCGACATCCGACACTCGGGCCAGTCCATGGGCTCGCGTGCCTCGGAAGCCCATGAACCCGGGTCCTGGGCGGGCGGGCGTGGCGGGCCACCGGACGGCCCGTGCCCCTACCGCTTGACGAGGACCATTCCCATTGTGGGGACCATGGCCACTGAAAAAGGTGCTCAACGTGTATTCATCGGGCTCATCCTGCTGTCGCTCGCCCTGGTGTTCGTCGTCGCGTTCCCCTTCTTCGAGGCCTTCTTCCTCGCGGCGGTGCTCGCGGGCGCCTTCCAGGGCCTGCAGGGCTGGCTGACGCGCCGCTTCCGGGGCCGGCGGGCCGTGGCCGCGGGCACCATCTGCGTGGGCATCATCCTCGCGCTGCTCGCGCCCATCACCGCGCTCACCGCCTTCATCGTCTCCGAGGTGTCCCGAGGCGTGGAGTTCATCTCCACCGTGGTGAACCAGAAGGGCCTGGAGGGCCTCCTGCGCTACGTGCCCGGCTCGCTCCGGGGTCACGCCGAGCGCGTCATGGAGAGCGTGCAGAGCGGCAGCGCCAACGTGTGGCAGACGGTGCAGGAGCACGTGTCGAGCCAGGGCGCCGTGGCGGCCCAGACGGTGGGCGGCATGCTCATGGCCACGGGCACCATGGCCCTGCAGGCCACGATGATGATGATCGCCCTCTACTTCCTGCTCGTGGACGGCGGCCAGCTCGTGGGCTGGCTCGAGCGCGTGTCGCCCCTGCGGCGCGGCCAGACGACGGAGCTGCTCATCGAGTTCCGGGACGTCACCAAGTCGGTCCTCACGTCCTCCGTGCTCACCGCGGGCGTGCAGGCGCTGGTGGCCATGGTCGGCTACTTCATCGCGCGGGTGCCGGTGCCGCTGTTCTTCACGGCCATCACCTTCCTCTTCGCGCTCATCCCCGCCATCGGCGGCGCGGCGGTGTGCCTCGTCGCGGCCCTGCTGCTGCTCGCCACGGGCCACATGGGCTTCGCCATCTTCCTGGCCGCCTGGGGCATCATCGTGGTGGGCCTGTCCGACAACGTCGTCAAGCCCATCCTGGCCAAGCGCGGCATGAACATGCACGGCGCGCTCGTCTTCTTCTCGCTGCTCGGCGGCCTGGCGGTGTTCGGCGCCATCGGCCTGCTGCTCGGGCCGCTCATCCTCGCCTTCTTCCTCGCCGTGGTGCGCATCTATGAGCGCGACTACGGGGACCGGCGCACCCAGCCGCTCATCGTGCCCGACAGCGCGCGGCCTCCGCCCACCAGCCTCGCCTCCGCGCCCCGCGAGCCGCCCCGGAACGACACGTCCGAGCTCATCATTCCCGGCCAGTCGCCCAACGACAGCCACTGACGGACAGCCACTGACGCGGGCGGGCCCGGTTGCCTCGTGCAACCGGGCCGCCGTCGTGTGTCACGGGCTCAGGGCTGGACGCCGGCGCCGCTCACGTTGAGCACGTAGGAGCTCATGGCCCCCGCGTAGCCCACCACCTTCACGTAGTAGGTGCCGGGGGCCTCGGCCGTGAAGGTGCCCACCTCGGGGTTGCTGGCGCTGTAGCCCCGCGCGGTGAACAGCACGGTGTCCTCGGCCGTGTAGACGTACCAGTCCAGGTTGTCCATGTCGGGCATGGACAGCTTCACCTTCACGGGCCCGGCGCTGGTCACCACGAACTTGAACCAGTCCACGTCCGTGAGGCTGGAGATGGCGCCGCTCACGTCCTTGTTGGCCGCCACCCGGCCATTGGCGGTCGCCGGCGTGCCGTTGGACTCGGTCTCCTGGGAAATGGGCGTCGACGAGTCCGGCGGAGTCGTGGTGGCCGTGATGGCGAACACGGCGTCGCTCGTGTCCGAGACGGTCGCGGACCCGGCGTCGCTCACCCGCACCTTCGCCGTCGTGGTCACCGTGTTGGGCACGGTCCAGGTGTAGCTGCCCGCGCTGGCCGGCGTGCTGGCGGCGATGACGCTCCAGGTGCTCCCGTCCGCCGTGTACTCCAGCTTCACGTTCGTGACGTCGCTCGACGTCCAGGTGATGGCCCGGCTGGAGCCCACCGTCCAGGACTCCCCGCCGTTGGGCGACACCACCGTCACCCGGCCCGAGGGCACGGGCGTGGAGCCGTCGTCCTCGATGAGGAAGTCCTTGATGATGGCCATGTGCTGCATGTTGGTGGAGCCGCTGTCGCCGCTCTGCGCCGGGGAGATCTCCGAGATGGGCGAGTACACGCGCGTGTCCAGCACCAGGCCGCCCGTGAAGGTGCTGCCACCCATCACGGTCGGCGTCTGGAAGGCGCGCAGGTTGTTGCTCACCAGCACGTGATCGTAAGGCTTGTTGCGGTTGGCGTTGGTGTTGACGTTGTTGTTCTTGTCCGCCGGGTAGGGGCTCGCGATGGACACCAGCGAGGAGAACGTGGAGAAGAGCGCCTCGCTGCGGCTGTCCGAGTTGAAGTCACCGCCGATGGACAGGTAGTCGCCCGCGGGCACCTTGCCCTTGATGTAGTTGACGAGGTTGGTCGCCTCGGTGTTGCGCACCCCGGCGCTCCGGGTGAGCAGGTGCACGCTCACCACCCAGAGATCCTTGGGCCCGGGGATGTCGATGCGCGCCCAGGCGAAGTCCCGGTTGCCGACCTCCGAGTCGGTCCACTCACCGGACTCGAGGATGGGGTAGCGGCTGATGACGCCGTTGGGGATCTGCGCGCCCGTCTCGCGGTAGTAGTGGAAGCCCGGGCCAAACGCCGTGTCGACGAAGGAGCGGATGTCCGAGGCGGAGTTGGAGCCGTAGTTGAACTCCTGGATCATCACGATGTCCGGCTTGGTGCCCTGGAAGATGCGGGTACCGTGGCCCGGGTCATAGCTCTGGTTGTTGCCGCTGGAGATGTTGGCCGCCATGAGCCGCACCCGCACCGGAGCGAGCGCACCCCTCCGAGCGGACAGACCCGACTCGGACGCCTCCTGGGCGGAAACGGCGCCGTCTCCGCAGGCGGCGAGGGCCAGGGCGAGCAGCGGAAGGAGCAACCCGCGAAGCGAGGGGCGAGCGGAGAAAGGCTGGGGCATCGAGAGACGTCCTGCCCGCCGGAACGGGCATTGGAGGGAGGAACCGCTCCCCTCTCCTTAGTCCAGGAGCCCCCTTCCCGTCTCGCAGCCTCACGGTGAAATTCCAGTATGACGCACCGCGAGGGCCGACAGCGCGACCACGAGGTAGCGCAGGCCCTTTCCGAGGGAGACGAAGCCCAGGAAAGGCCCCCAGCGCACGCCCACGAGGCCCGCGGCGAGCACGAACACGTCCCCAACGACCGGAAGCCAGGCGAGCAGGAGACAAGGCGCGCCCCACGTCGCCAACCGGGCGCGAGCGCGGGCCAGGCGGGGCCCCTCTTGATCGATGCGACGCTGGAGCCAGCGGCCCAGGGGACCGCCCCCGCCCCGCGAGACCCAGCGGCCCAGGAGGTAGACGGAGAGCGAGCCCAGCACATTGCCCGCGGTGGCCACGCCCACGGCGGAGGCGGGCGACACGCCGCCGTAGACGAGCGCGGCGAGGACGGCCTCGGAGGGCGCGGCGAGGATGGAGCCGGCCACCATCGCCACCAGGAAGAGCCCGGGCAGTCCCCAAGTCGCGAGTGTGGTGGCGTCCGGCAGCACGGGTCGTCGGTCCTCCGGGGCGCAGGGTTCCAGATAACCTCCGTCCTGGAGAACGGAAATCGGCGCCATGACACGCCCCTCGAAGGAAGAGCTGCTCGCCATCGTCCAGAACTTCTACGCCTCGAGCGGTGAAGCCCTCTACACGCCCGTGGTCGGTCCCGAAACGCAACGACTCCATGCGGTGTGGGCGAAGAGATTGGAGGACATGACGCCGTGGAACGACTTCCTCGATGAAGTCGAACGAGCCCTCCCCGGGTTCATCGTGGGCGACACGCTCTCCACGAGCGACGGCGGCCTCCGCTGCATGCTCTACCTGCCCAAGCCCGCCCGTTCACCGGAAGCGCACTGGGTAGTCGTCGGTTGCGTGAGCCTTCTGGCCCCCGTCTACGCCGTCTACGGCGTGGAGCGTACGCACATGGGTAACGGTTCACGTCAGGACCGAGCAGCCGCCATCACGCACGCGCCTATCAGCATGCAGTCCCCCGCGCAGGTGCTCGCCAGGAAGATCGAGGCCACATTCGGAGCCACGCCACTCTCCCCAGAGGACGCACAGGCATCGGCCCCGCTCTTTGTTGGCGGAAGAGAACCCTCGGAAGCAACGCTCTTCCATGCGTTGTTCACGAGCGATCCAGAAGTCATCCCCTAGCGCCTTCAAGCACCACGCATAAAAACACCATGGGCAGAAGACCGAACAAGAGGCAACGCAGCAACGAGCGGCGCGGCGCGGACCGCCAAGAGAAGACCCAACTACCTCCCGACATCCTCACCCGGAAGAGGGTTCCCATGATTGGGTACGAGTTGGATTATGAGATCACACGCTCTGGACATGTCTATTCGCGAAGAAGCAAAAAATTTATCAAACTGAGAGTTACAGCAGACAAGCAGGCCACATTCATCCAGGTCAGCGTCAACGGGGTGAAATCGCCTCACCTCTGGCCCAAGAAGACAGCTGACGAGAGCTGGGCAGCCGAGGAGATCCGCCAGGAACAGAAAGAAGAACAAATTGAACGTCAAATCCGTACCCAGGCGACCCTACCAGAAACAGTGAGGGAGTCGCTTGTGAAGGCGCGCATTGGGCAGGGCGTCTTCCGCGAGAACGTGTCGAAGGTGGAAAAGGCGTGTCGACTCACGGGGGTCCGCCGTCTAGGCTTCCTTATTGCGAGCCACATCAAACCCTGGCGGGACAGCGACAATCAAGAACGACTGGATGGCAACAATGGACTTCTCTTGACGCCCAATATCGATTTTCTTTTCGACAGAGGGTACATTTCTTTCGAGGACAATGGGAATCTGCTGGTATCTCAAGCGATCTCTCGGGACATACTGCGAGCAATGGGAGTGAACACCGACGAGCCATCCAACGTAGGGACATTCAATTCAGCGCAACAGAAGTACCTTCTCTTCCACCGCACCGAGATCTTTCGCACAGACCCGAGCGAATAAATCTCATGCCAGGCATTCAGAGAAACAATGCCGGACCGAGTCCCACCATCTCCGCTGGCTTGAACCTGTAAATCCCGTCCCCCCCGTGGCGCAGGCTTGCAGTTACATTCAGCCCTGTAGATCGGGAATCGTCTTGATGAATGCCCCCTCGAGAAGAGGCGATGTCGCATCTGGAGAAACGCTGTGCCCCCCCATCGTGCCAGTCCTCGTCCACGTGACGCATCACCGCGCGCCTTGCTGGGAATCTGGTTCCTTCTCTTCCTCGTCATCCAAGCAGCCTGTTCAATACGCACGCCACGAGGCGGTGTTCGCACGACTCGCAAGCCCCCGCTCGCCTCCAGAACGACTGTGGGGCCCGCAGCGAGGCCCACCCTGAAATCCACGACCGTATACGTCGTGGATTTCATGGAGCCCAGTGTCACTGCAACTCGCCCAGTCGCTATGGGCAGAGGAGAATTCCAGCAGGCGCTCCAGCGGATTGTCCGCGACATGCGCCCATCAAAGCAGATGATGCCACGGCAGGCCGCCCAGCAGTTGCTCAGCATCATGGAAACGGCGCAACACGAGACCACTGTCGCCGCCAGCGGAGACTGGAAGCTGGAGCAGTACAGAGGCCAGGGATACACCTTCTTTCCCGTGCGCCAGGAGGACGCCGCCGCCCTCGTTCCGCAAGCCGAGGCCGCCCTCAAGGAGAAGTACATTCGATGGTGCGCGAACCAAGGAGGCGGTGATTGCCTGGGATTGTTGGATGACGATCCATTCTTGCGCACGGATGACCGCAGAACCCTGGCCTTGGCCTTCGCCTTGAGCGGGGTGCTCACCGAAACGCACGATGCGATCACGGCCGAACTCCTCAGCACCCGGGCGTTGGTGTCCATGATCGTCTGGACCGTGGCGCTCTACTGCATGATGTGGGTGGTACCCGAGCCGACGACCAAGGCATTGGCGGCAACCCTGACTGTACTTCTTATCGGCTATCTGGGCATCGACACGATGTACGGACTCATGAGTGGGTGGGCACGATTGGCCGA includes:
- a CDS encoding YqaA family protein yields the protein MPDATTLATWGLPGLFLVAMVAGSILAAPSEAVLAALVYGGVSPASAVGVATAGNVLGSLSVYLLGRWVSRGGGGPLGRWLQRRIDQEGPRLARARARLATWGAPCLLLAWLPVVGDVFVLAAGLVGVRWGPFLGFVSLGKGLRYLVVALSALAVRHTGISP
- a CDS encoding HNH endonuclease, coding for MIGYELDYEITRSGHVYSRRSKKFIKLRVTADKQATFIQVSVNGVKSPHLWPKKTADESWAAEEIRQEQKEEQIERQIRTQATLPETVRESLVKARIGQGVFRENVSKVEKACRLTGVRRLGFLIASHIKPWRDSDNQERLDGNNGLLLTPNIDFLFDRGYISFEDNGNLLVSQAISRDILRAMGVNTDEPSNVGTFNSAQQKYLLFHRTEIFRTDPSE
- the xdhB gene encoding xanthine dehydrogenase molybdopterin binding subunit, with product MSPLPSSASLSEAPPAPGAVPVRSPLHVSSPHESGLKHTSGEALYVDDLPAPRDLVTGHIVTSPHAHARLGRVDVTRARALPGVLAVLSAQDIPGHNQVGPVIHDEPLLAEGEVHFVGQAVALVLAESADVARRAAALVDVEYTPLPALLTIPAAVAAGAFLSDPHVIRQGDAEAALAAAPVRVSGECATGAQDHFYLETQVSLAAPGEDGTVHVWCSTQHPTEVQTLVAEVLGLGRNGVVVEVPRMGGGFGGKETQAAPFACLAALGARATGRPVKVWLNRDQDMASTGKRHPFWGRYDAGLDAEGRLLALKVELVSDGGWSTDLSRAILDRALFHLDNAYFIPALHFTGRVARTNLPSNTAFRGFGGPQGMFVMEEMLNHAAERLGLDPAVLRERNYYGEAPRHTTPYGQPVVGNRLPRIHAELLASSDYVRRRAEIEAFNAASRWTKRGIGLQPVKFGISFTTSFLNQAGALVMLYTDGSVQLNHGGTEMGQGLHTKMRAVCAHELGVPVERVRVMHTATDKVPNTSATAASSGSDLNGQAVKQACEVLRERLAPVALGLLELNGRDEALARGVVFAAGEISHPARPERTLRFAEVVHAAYLAQLSLSATGYYRTPDITYDRDTGRGKPFHYYAFGAAVVEVELSGLTGEHRVRRVDVLHDVGTSLVPSIDVGQVEGGFVQGLGWLTCEEVLFDGQGRLITHSPDTYKIPSVGDVPEDFRVALLERAPQDNAIHGSKAVGEPPFMLAIGAVTALRHAVSAFGTPGAPVTLASPATPEALLRAVETARTGR
- a CDS encoding endonuclease/exonuclease/phosphatase family protein; its protein translation is MPQPFSARPSLRGLLLPLLALALAACGDGAVSAQEASESGLSARRGALAPVRVRLMAANISSGNNQSYDPGHGTRIFQGTKPDIVMIQEFNYGSNSASDIRSFVDTAFGPGFHYYRETGAQIPNGVISRYPILESGEWTDSEVGNRDFAWARIDIPGPKDLWVVSVHLLTRSAGVRNTEATNLVNYIKGKVPAGDYLSIGGDFNSDSRSEALFSTFSSLVSIASPYPADKNNNVNTNANRNKPYDHVLVSNNLRAFQTPTVMGGSTFTGGLVLDTRVYSPISEISPAQSGDSGSTNMQHMAIIKDFLIEDDGSTPVPSGRVTVVSPNGGESWTVGSSRAITWTSSDVTNVKLEYTADGSTWSVIAASTPASAGSYTWTVPNTVTTTAKVRVSDAGSATVSDTSDAVFAITATTTPPDSSTPISQETESNGTPATANGRVAANKDVSGAISSLTDVDWFKFVVTSAGPVKVKLSMPDMDNLDWYVYTAEDTVLFTARGYSASNPEVGTFTAEAPGTYYVKVVGYAGAMSSYVLNVSGAGVQP
- a CDS encoding AI-2E family transporter — encoded protein: MATEKGAQRVFIGLILLSLALVFVVAFPFFEAFFLAAVLAGAFQGLQGWLTRRFRGRRAVAAGTICVGIILALLAPITALTAFIVSEVSRGVEFISTVVNQKGLEGLLRYVPGSLRGHAERVMESVQSGSANVWQTVQEHVSSQGAVAAQTVGGMLMATGTMALQATMMMIALYFLLVDGGQLVGWLERVSPLRRGQTTELLIEFRDVTKSVLTSSVLTAGVQALVAMVGYFIARVPVPLFFTAITFLFALIPAIGGAAVCLVAALLLLATGHMGFAIFLAAWGIIVVGLSDNVVKPILAKRGMNMHGALVFFSLLGGLAVFGAIGLLLGPLILAFFLAVVRIYERDYGDRRTQPLIVPDSARPPPTSLASAPREPPRNDTSELIIPGQSPNDSH
- the xdhA gene encoding xanthine dehydrogenase small subunit, coding for MERLRFFLNDRPVEETGLAPTTTLLRYLRDRAHLTGTKEGCAEGDCGACSVAVLEQDAQGAASLRSVNACLLLLPMVQGKRVYTVEALKENGRWHVVQESLARGLGSQCGYCTPGVAMSMLEACHRRDLDEPWKLDAQMCGNLCRCTGYRPIREAAREVAGLCPPDRFARALAETRPESMDLAYTAGAQRYFTPGSLDALWDVLDAHPTARFVVGGTDLSLEVTKRYAEPPLLVSLEAVADLRVLAPREGGHRLGATARLTDVEDYARGACPPLERMLRYFGSRQIKNRATVGGNLCTASPIGDLAPVLLALGASVVLRSRGGERRLPLEDFFVGYRRTARAADEVLAYVDLPAQPEAARALAYKVSKRREADISSVSAGFRVVVDGQGRVSEARLAYGGMAATPARALKTEAALVGQPWTEATVEAALPRLAEDFQPLSDHRGSAWFRAQLAQNLLRGFFHETLETPRPRLAERHTGSVQVR